The region TAGTATTCGAACCCAATGTAAAAGTGGCAGGCAATTTAATGATAGGCACAGATTCTTTTACTGACGGTACAAATACCTACAAACTCAATGTAAATGGGCTTATACGAGGAAAGGAAATAAACTGTTATCCTAGCTGGGCAGATTTTGTCTTTGAACCCAACTACAGACTGATGCCCTTACAGGAAGTAAAAGCCTTTACCCAAGAACACAGACATTTACCAGATATACCATCTGAAAAAGAAGTGAAAGAAAAAGGTATTGCACTTGGTGAGATGAACGCCAAACTCCTGCAAAAAATTGAAGAACTGTACCTGTATATCTTTGAAATAGAAGAAAGAATTCGTATTTTGGAACAAAACAAACGTTAAAACGGTATGAAAAAATATCTTGTTTTTAGTCTTGTACTGCTCAACAGCGTGTATAGCATGTATGCACAGACATACAGAAGTTTTGAAAAGTGGATGCCACGCCCCACCGCGCCATACTCCTTGAAAAATACAGCTTACTGTGAGAGTTATAACGGAGAAAATACATGGGCAGTATTTCAGATAGACAGTATGCAGGGCAGTGCAGTAAAGGGGCGGCAGCAATGGCTGATGCGTATGGATATAAACGGTAATAATTTATGGAGTACAAAATTAGTGTGCAAGAACAGTTATGTAAACAGTATAATTCCTTGTTCTGATGACGGGGCGTTGCTTACAGGGCAAATACCCAATGGTACTTACTGGGCGGGATGGCTTTGCAAGGTAGATAAATATGGAAATATACAATGGACATACAAATATGCGCCTACTACCCCGCATAATTTTCACTTTAAAAAAACATTTCTATATGAAAACACCTTTTATGTTTTGGGACATAAAATATATTCTACATATTCTTTACCTGTTATTCTAAAATTAGATACACTGGGAAATATTATATGGAGTAAAGAATACAAAGAATATCCAGCATCTCACTACCCAGGGTTTATAGGTAAAGTGAAAGATAATGTTATTACTTTTTCTACTGCTGTCAGTGATAATGGCACTGCTTATATTTGCGACATAGATACATCAGGTAAAGTAGTATGGAACAGATTGTACAAAGTAAAATATCCAACGCTAGATGCTTTGATACCAATAGATGTATTCAAACTAAACGATAATAGCTTTTTGATCTCCGCCGGACATACTTATTTTTCAGCCTTTGTGATAGATACTTCGGGTAGTGTTTTATGGAATAATTACATACCTCATCAAGATTATAATATCAATTTTCAGCCTTTGATAGAGGAAAACAATAAAATATACTCTTTTGCTAGTCCTTTACAATCAATTTTTTACAAAGACAGTATAAAACAGTCTTTTGGCGTTGTTTATCAAAACCTGAATATAGGACCGTATCCAGATACGTATGTATATTACTCTAACAATATGTTCAATCATAAGCCGAAGAACAGTCGCAATATGGTAAGTCTTATTGCCAGTAAAATTTATCCAAGTTCTAATGTATGGTTAAAAAAAACAGACACTACTCTTTCAGACACCTACTGTCCTAAAATTGTTAAGTATTTGAAAGACACAGTACCTCTGCTTAAAGATAGCAGTATTACGATAAGCAATTATGGGATGAGTCTTACAAAAACGGCAGTACCAGGTTTAACCTATCCATTAAATATACAATGGACATTTGAATGCGGCAAAATTGCGCCCAGCAGTATTATTACGCCCAGTACGCCTGTATTTAACCTTGTTCTGTATCCCAATCCTGCGCAGGAACACATTACCCTCCGTACAGAACTCAAAAACTATGAACTGCGGTTATGGGACAGCTATGGCAGACTGCTTTATAAAGCACTCAATATGTCGCAGGGCGAATATATGCTGCCTGTATCCCACCTGCCACAGGGTACATATCATATAGAGTGTGTTTGCAACCAACAGCATTTTGTTCAGACTTTTGTTAAAATTCAACCTTAAACCTTATTCTTCAGTCTTATGAAAAAGAATATTTTTTTTATAGTTGTTATTAGTCTTTATACAAGGGTTTTTGCCCAGATACCTGCTGTAATATATGACTATGGTATGAACTGTGATAATTTGTATCAAAATAGGGTAGGAAGTCCTATACTAACATCAGCAAATCAAAATTCACCATATTTATTGCCCAGTGAGGATGGATCTTATTTTGACGGCGAATACCAAATGGTTGACCTACTTGGAAGCAGTATAGATAGAGTTAAATATATTACCATAGAAGCAGTATCCTTTCCTTTCATACCTGATTTTGCAGAACTGGGACATACCTCGAGTAGAGTCTGTACAGTATTAGACTTGAACAGTACCGCTTTCTCAGATAGCGTTACGAACGATATGTCTGGTCCTTATGGATTAAGTAAAAACTTTTACCAAAGCATGCCTTCTTTTATACCACCACAAAGACGATTAGAATATATTAGTTATGATTATCTAGGCAACAGTTATACATGGAATTATCCCGTGTATACAAGGTTTTCTCAAATAAGATCTGATGGTTTTCCAGGCACAGGTTCAGGAGCGTTTCATTACCATAATGCTCAAAGTATGTTATTATCTAAGTATTTCTCTTCCGGGTATGCATCTCCATCCGTTCCTGTTTTTGGTCGCAGAATTTATTATCCACACACAGTATTAAAACATACCTTATGGGATATGTATGGGAATAAAGTCTCTTTTATAATAGACCATACAAGAGGAATTTTAAGTTCATATCCTTTTACTAATTGTGGTAGTGCAAGCGATGCATCTCAACATGATTTATCTTTGTTTGTTGAACATAATAATGATAGTACTTGCAGTAAGGTTGGTTATGCTACTGATTTCTTCAACCAATATATAGGGTCTATTAACTATCCGCCCATAAATACTGACCACGAGGTTATAAGGTTCACAATAAGAGGAAATAATTTTGACTACCCAGCAGGTTATACTAATAACGGTTTAGGACAGCTCATCACTATAGCTTCTACCCCCTGCTACCACAGGTACTTCATAGACAAATCCATAGACTTAACCAAAATCAATCCTACGGAAAAGGTTATTTATCACCCTTCCGAAGTAACAGTAAAAAGTGGGGTAACACTGCATTTTCCGAGTTGTTATACCTTCAGAACAGTACGCAGTACCTATCCAAAGTCAGCAGATATGGCAAATCTTAACCCTGCTAACCCTAACGGATGGAACAGCATTCACAACGGCGGACCCTACCATGATTTGAGAGAAATTCCCATTCCTACGGATTTAAGTCCCACTTCTGACCCTAATGACGCTTCCGTGTATATCATAGAAAACGGCGCAAGTGTTATTCTCATGGACGGGGTAACAGTCTATGACTGTACTTTCAAAGTAAAGCCTGGTGGTTTTATCGGCAATTATGACAGTAAAGACGTAGCAGGCAGGTTTAAAATACAGTGGTTAGATGGTAGCGGGAATGTTATCAATCAATTTATTATGAATAGAGGACGCGTACAGAAGGAGGAAATCCATCTCAATAACCTGATTATAGATGCAGATGTAATTTTTGATGCTAAAAGAATTTATGCAGGAGATGTTGCTGCAATTACGCTGAACCCCACAGGAAAACGCAAAGTTATATTCAAGGCAGCAGAAAAAGCTGACCTCAAACAGATTAACATCAAGCCTAATCACCCTCACGCACAATATCAACTCTTTTTTGGTAATTACTGTGGTAAAAGTACTTCGGCAATAACAGAATAAGCAAAGAGTATAATTATTTTTTGGTTTTGGGCGTGCCCTTGCCCACACTTCGCTGCGCTTGTGTGGGCAAGGTCGGCGTGCTGCGGGCTGCGCTATCGCTTCGGTGCTGCGCTTCGCTACGCACTGGGCTAACGCCCACCCTCCGCATGCCTCACGCAAGCGGCTGCTATCAAACTAAGCCTGCTTATCTAAAATCCAATCTTGTAAGTGTCTGAAAATGAGTACTAAACAAGATAAAAGACTATTTTTCAATCTTGTAAATTCTTGAAAATCAATTTAAAATAAGGTAAAACTTACATGTTCAAGGTTAATAGGAAATGTATGTATTCAAGGTTTAACCCTGTACATGCTTGAAAATGAATATAAAACAAGATAAAATAAACGTAGTTCAATTAAGGTAAAAAATTTTTACTTTGTAAGTATTTGATAATCAACATCAGACAAGGTAAAGCGGGAATATGTATAAAAACAAAGTAAAACATCAAAAAAGTGCTTGCGTGAGGCATGCGGAGGGTGCATAAGCAGTGCGTAGCACCGAAGCGAAGCGCAGCCCGCAGCACGCCGACCCGAGCGCAAGCGAGGGACACGCCCAAAAACTGAAAGCATTTTTTACGCCCCAATATAACATGATATAATTACATTCAGAAGATGGGTAGGTATTGTGTTACTTTTTTGCCCACCTCGGGATACAAAGGTTGATATTCTATCACACTTTGTTTATCATCTCTGGAAAGTAAGGTAAAACTAACAGTATTAACCTCTTTACCCAATGAATTAACGTAGTTTTGTATGCGACAAGTGCTTAAAAATGTTTCATATTCTTTTATACTATTAAGTTTAGTATTTTGCCATATTCTATTTCGCTCTTGGCTTACCTGCACAGAATATAACGTTGCTGAGGAAAAGCTATAACTTCCATGTAAAATAGTGTAAAAATGGAGTTCAAAACTATCCCATGTAACCCGAAAGGCAGTTTCACCGTCAAAAACAAATAAATGAAATGGCGCAAAATCTTTAGCCTGACTTTGAACGTAGAAAAAAGGTTGTTGATGCACGAGGCTCAGAATATCTAAGACCAACTGGCCTCTGCTGTGAAAATAGACCAAGTTATATTGGTTTTTGTAGTGAGTGTGATTCATCAAGCACGCTACCCTACCAAATTGATTGACGCCTATCCAAGTTCCTGACCCGACAGGGTCAATCGGAGCAAGAATGTGTATATTATTCTTTTGTATGTGCTGAGGTGAGTACGCTAAGTTTCTATCAGATACTTCATCTCTGTTAAAACCTATGGTAAGTTTGCCTTTTTGATATTCGAAAGCTAACGTACACATATTGAAACAAATTCAAACAAGTGTAACAAATATACTAATTTTGAGGGTAGTAATGGTAATGGTTTAAGATATTTTTGCATACAATAAGATGCCTGCGGTGCCATAGATACACACTTATAACAAAAATAATTGATATACCTCTACTGTTAAGAAATAAATTTAGTTTTATCTCTGTAATTCTAAATTGTGCTTAATTTTTACATGATATCTACTATTTTACTCGTATTACCGTTTATGAAAAGAGGATATTTTTTGCGCGTAATCGCAATTGTATTTCTTGTAATTACGACAAGCATTTTTATAGTTCATCGCAATGTTCATATTCAAAAAACTACCATTCATAGCAAGAAACTCCCCGATCTATTCAACTTTTCTAACGCAGAACAATACGCAGACTCTATGCTCAAAAAACTCTCTCTAAATGATAAAATAACACAACTTTTTATCTTGCCACACACACAAAAAATGAAAAATATAGGGGGCTACTTTTATCCGTCTTTATCTGACAGTGTTATTACAGATAACAGTGCATTACCCTACTTTAACGTCATCTCCTATCCCCAGAATGAAAAGTATATTCCTTACCTTGCTACTCTGGGCACAGTGAAAAATCAAAAAGTTTTAGAACAGCAAATAAATGCACTTATCTACCAAATTAAAAAAAGAGGATTTAACTTTTTATTGCTACCTTCTACTTTATCTCAGTATCTTTACCAAACTGATTGTATTAGTCCAAATGAAACAACACAAATACATCACCTTAAAATTTTTCAAAAGCAATGCACAGAACAACGCATAGTATTGTGTCTATCTACTCCAAAAATCTATACCCGGGATAGCCAATACATTCGAAAACAAGGTAAAATATGGAGGGAACTAAAAGAATACTTAATCAATGCTATTCAAGTCAGCAATTCGGATAGCACCTTTATGCAGCCTTTATATTACTCTCGGTATTTCGTGCAGGATATACTGCGAAAAACGTACTATTACAATGGTTTGGTTCTTACCGATAGGTTAGATAAAAGCCCTCAGCCTGTAAAATATGTAGAATTATTGAAAAACGATGTAGATGTGCTGGTATGTCCGCCTGATGTAAAAAAAGCCATTCGTGAGATTAGAAAAGCAATTATCATACGCAAAATATCTATTCAAAGCCTCAATAACAAGGTCAAACGAGTTTTAATGGCTAAGTACTTTATTCAACAAAGACCCAAAAAGCCACTTACAGACATATATGCCCAAGCTGCATATAGAAACACCCTTGCTCATAGCGTATGCTTACTTAAAAATGATAAAAACCTACTTCCTTTTGCCACAGATTTTAATTTTTCTACATGGACATGCATAAGTCTTAATGCAGATAACTATACTCCATTTCAAGCAACATTAGCACAATTTGTAAATGGTCTAGAGTTTAAATATCTACCTTTTATCGCAAATGAAAAGCAGCTAAAAACAAAATTAAATAAAATCCGAGAGAACGTGATTATGAGCATACATGGTATTTTGAGTCCTGAAAAACTAAAGGTCATAGATACATTTTGCCTTACTCATAGTGTAGTAATAGTCCATTTTGGACCTTTGTATGCTCCTTTAAGTTATTATACTCACGCCAGGAGTGTAATATATCATTTACAGGATGATAGTGATGCCCAAGACATTCTTGCGCAAGCA is a window of Bacteroidia bacterium DNA encoding:
- a CDS encoding T9SS type A sorting domain-containing protein — protein: MKKYLVFSLVLLNSVYSMYAQTYRSFEKWMPRPTAPYSLKNTAYCESYNGENTWAVFQIDSMQGSAVKGRQQWLMRMDINGNNLWSTKLVCKNSYVNSIIPCSDDGALLTGQIPNGTYWAGWLCKVDKYGNIQWTYKYAPTTPHNFHFKKTFLYENTFYVLGHKIYSTYSLPVILKLDTLGNIIWSKEYKEYPASHYPGFIGKVKDNVITFSTAVSDNGTAYICDIDTSGKVVWNRLYKVKYPTLDALIPIDVFKLNDNSFLISAGHTYFSAFVIDTSGSVLWNNYIPHQDYNINFQPLIEENNKIYSFASPLQSIFYKDSIKQSFGVVYQNLNIGPYPDTYVYYSNNMFNHKPKNSRNMVSLIASKIYPSSNVWLKKTDTTLSDTYCPKIVKYLKDTVPLLKDSSITISNYGMSLTKTAVPGLTYPLNIQWTFECGKIAPSSIITPSTPVFNLVLYPNPAQEHITLRTELKNYELRLWDSYGRLLYKALNMSQGEYMLPVSHLPQGTYHIECVCNQQHFVQTFVKIQP
- a CDS encoding NRDE family protein, whose amino-acid sequence is MCTLAFEYQKGKLTIGFNRDEVSDRNLAYSPQHIQKNNIHILAPIDPVGSGTWIGVNQFGRVACLMNHTHYKNQYNLVYFHSRGQLVLDILSLVHQQPFFYVQSQAKDFAPFHLFVFDGETAFRVTWDSFELHFYTILHGSYSFSSATLYSVQVSQERNRIWQNTKLNSIKEYETFLSTCRIQNYVNSLGKEVNTVSFTLLSRDDKQSVIEYQPLYPEVGKKVTQYLPIF
- a CDS encoding serine hydrolase, producing the protein MKRGYFLRVIAIVFLVITTSIFIVHRNVHIQKTTIHSKKLPDLFNFSNAEQYADSMLKKLSLNDKITQLFILPHTQKMKNIGGYFYPSLSDSVITDNSALPYFNVISYPQNEKYIPYLATLGTVKNQKVLEQQINALIYQIKKRGFNFLLLPSTLSQYLYQTDCISPNETTQIHHLKIFQKQCTEQRIVLCLSTPKIYTRDSQYIRKQGKIWRELKEYLINAIQVSNSDSTFMQPLYYSRYFVQDILRKTYYYNGLVLTDRLDKSPQPVKYVELLKNDVDVLVCPPDVKKAIREIRKAIIIRKISIQSLNNKVKRVLMAKYFIQQRPKKPLTDIYAQAAYRNTLAHSVCLLKNDKNLLPFATDFNFSTWTCISLNADNYTPFQATLAQFVNGLEFKYLPFIANEKQLKTKLNKIRENVIMSIHGILSPEKLKVIDTFCLTHSVVIVHFGPLYAPLSYYTHARSVIYHLQDDSDAQDILAQAILGAYPVQGKFEFLLSAPYQVHTYQACRLGRGLPEEGEMYLTKYKVHQHLDSMLKEWIKDKVMPGGQIMVAHKGKIVYQKAFGHLTYEATQKVKMQTLYDVASLTKICATTLMCMRAYQDSLLKLQDSLKKYLPYLDTAKGTLKNAVIQKLLTHHSGAGIGLPVYTFKFFQKDAPQLKRYFSTVYKELSSKDKKHILKKDTAFTIPVAANLYFRNDVWDTILYHISRINLQKENEYEYSDFNMYLLQKVVENLYEKPLNEWIEQEFYNKMHLKRTCFLPLRKFNLEEIAPTEKDDFWRRQLIHGYVHDPTAALCGNVCGNAGLFSDALGITAIGQMLLNYGYYGRHQLLDTNTILLFTAAQPGTFRGLGFNKPPLQRDSLNHPWQMSYRCSPRTYGHTGFTGTCLWVDPQYELVFVMLTNRVHPKADNKKLIERGIRQYVQSLFYEAIGVEPRPVSKK